The bacterium genome segment TCTGCGGTGAATAGTTACGATTTTCCTTGACCAAAATATAAAATTATGTTATTATTTCCTTTGAAAGTTGTAGAATGTTTTAAGGAGGTGATTTTATGATACCATTTGGAGAAGAATATGCTAATCTCTACGATGCCCTGTATCAGGATAAAAATTACGAGAAAGAGTGTGATTTTATAGAGGCAATTTTAAAAAAACATAATTACCAGCCAAAAACAATTCTTGAATTAGGTTGTGGCACTGGTGGACATGCCCTTATCCTCGCAAAAAGGGGATATAATCTCACCGCCATAGATAAATCTCAACCAATGCTTGAGGTTGCGGCAAATAAAGCTAAAAAGGCAAAACTTGATATTGAGTTTATAAAAGGTGATATAACAAATATCTCCTTGAATAAAAAATTTGATGCGGTAATCTCAATGTTTGCGGTGATGAGTTATCAAATAACCAATAAGGCGATTGCTGATGTTTGCAAATTGGCAAGAGAAAGCCTCATCTCTAACGGATTATTCTTGTTTGACTGCTGGCACGGTCCGACAGTTCTCATTGATAAGCCTAAACCAGTAACAAAAGAAGTAAAGTTAAACAAGAATGAAACGATTCTCAGATTTTCGCAACCCGAAGTTGATATTATCAACCATATTGTTAAAGTCAATTTCAGGGTATGGCACTTGAAGGACCATAAACTAAATATGCTAAAGGAAATATTAGAAACACATCCAATGAGATTCATATTTCCACAAGAGATAAAATATTTCCTTGAAGTTGCAGGGTTTAATAAAGTTGAATTCTATCCATTTCTTGAGATTAAAAAAGAATTGACAGAAAAGGATTGGAATATGATGGTGGTAGGAAGATGAAATTAATAGAGAAAGTTAAACCTATGTCAGTGACAGTGTCAGTGTCAGTGAAGAAACTCCTTCAACT includes the following:
- a CDS encoding class I SAM-dependent methyltransferase, producing MIPFGEEYANLYDALYQDKNYEKECDFIEAILKKHNYQPKTILELGCGTGGHALILAKRGYNLTAIDKSQPMLEVAANKAKKAKLDIEFIKGDITNISLNKKFDAVISMFAVMSYQITNKAIADVCKLARESLISNGLFLFDCWHGPTVLIDKPKPVTKEVKLNKNETILRFSQPEVDIINHIVKVNFRVWHLKDHKLNMLKEILETHPMRFIFPQEIKYFLEVAGFNKVEFYPFLEIKKELTEKDWNMMVVGR